In a single window of the Bubalus kerabau isolate K-KA32 ecotype Philippines breed swamp buffalo chromosome 18, PCC_UOA_SB_1v2, whole genome shotgun sequence genome:
- the GPBP1 gene encoding vasculin isoform X1, with the protein MAQHDFAPAWLNFPTPPSSTKSSLNFEKHSENFSWTENRYDVNRRRHNSSDGFDSGIGRPNGGNFGRKEKNGWRTHGRNGTENINHRGGYHGGSSRSRSSIFHSGKSQGLHENNIPDSETGRKDDKRERKQFEAEDFPSLNPEYEREPNQNKSLAAGVWGLHAQTHTYPTKKISQAPLLEYPPNPKSRTQRMLVIKKGNTKDLQLSGFPVVGNLQSQPVKNGTGPSVYKGLVPKPAAPPTKPTQWKSQTKENKVGTSFPHESTYGVGNFNAFKSTAKNFSPSTTSVKECNRSNSSSPVDKLNQQPRLTKLTRMRTDKKSEFLKALKRDRVEEEHEDESHVGSEKDDDSFNLHNSNSTHQERDINRNFDENEIPQENGNASVISQQIIRSSTFPQTDVLSSSLEAEHRLLKEMGWQEDSENDETCAPLTEDEMREFQVISEQLQKNGLRKNGILKNGLICDFKFGPWKNSTFKPTIENDDTETSSSDTSDDDDV; encoded by the exons TCGTCACTGAATTTTGAAAAGCATTCTGAAAACTTTTCATGGACAGAAAATCGTTATGATGTGAACCGCCGACGACACAACTCTTCAGATGGCTTTGATTCTGGTATTGGACGTCCTAATGGAG gtaactttggaaggaaagaaaaaaatggatggcGTACACATGGAAGAAATGGTACTGAAAACATAAATCATCGAGGGGGATACCATGGTGGAAGTTCCCGTTCTCGTAGCAGTATTTTCCATTCTGGAAAAAGCCAAGGACTTCATGAAAACAACATACCTGACAGTGAGACAGGGAGGAAAGACGACAAGAGAGAACGCAAGCAGTTTGAGGCTGAGGATTTT ccatCTCTAAATCCTGAATATGAGAGAGAACCAAATCAGAATAAATCTTTAGCTGCGGGTGTATGGG GCCTACACGCccagacacacacatacccaaCCAAAAAAATCTCCCAAGCTCCTCTCTTAG AATATCCCCCGAATCCTAAATCTAGAACTCAAAGGATGCTGGTCATTAAGAAAGGTAATACAAAAGACTTACAACTATCTGGATTCCCAGTAGTAGGAAATCTTCAGTCACAGCCAGTTAAGAATGGGACTGGTCCAAGTGTTTATAAAGGCTTAGTTCCTAAACCTGCTGCTCCACCTACAAAA CCTACACAATGGAAAAGccaaactaaagaaaataaagttgggaCTTCTTTCCCTCATGAGTCTACATACGGTGTtggcaactttaatgcttttaaatCAACTGCCAAGAATTTTAGTCCGTCAACAACTTCAGTGAAAGAG tgtaaTCGCTCAAATTCTTCTTCACCTGTTGACAAACTTAATCAGCAGCCTCGTCTAACCAAACTGACACGAATGCGCACAGATAAAAAGAGTGAGTTTTTGAAAGCATTGAAAAGGGACAGAGTGGAAGAGGAACATGAAGATGAAAGCCATGTGGGCTCAGAAAAG GATGACGACTCATTTAATTTGCATAACAGCAATAGTACTCACCAAGAAAGGGATATAAACCGAAACTTCGATGAAAATGAAATTCCACAAGAGAATGGCAATGCCTCAGTAATTTCCCAACAGATCATTCGGTCTTCAACCTTCCCGCAGACTGATGTTCTTTCTAGTTCACTTGAAGCGGAACACAG ATTGTTAAAGGAGATGGGTTGgcaagaagacagtgaaaatgaTGAAACATGTGCACCCTTaactgaggatgaaatgagagaaTTCCAAGTTATTAGTGAACAG TTACAGAAGAATGGTCTGAGGAAAAATGGCATTTTGAAAAATGGCCTGATCTGTGACTTCAAGTTTGGACCCTGGAAAAACAGCACTTTCAAACCCACTATTGAGAATGATGACACAGAGACAAGCAGCAGTGACACATCAGATGACGACGACGTGTGA
- the GPBP1 gene encoding vasculin isoform X2, with protein sequence MAQHDFAPAWLNFPTPPSSTKSSLNFEKHSENFSWTENRYDVNRRRHNSSDGFDSGIGRPNGGNFGRKEKNGWRTHGRNGTENINHRGGYHGGSSRSRSSIFHSGKSQGLHENNIPDSETGRKDDKRERKQFEAEDFPSLNPEYEREPNQNKSLAAGVWEYPPNPKSRTQRMLVIKKGNTKDLQLSGFPVVGNLQSQPVKNGTGPSVYKGLVPKPAAPPTKPTQWKSQTKENKVGTSFPHESTYGVGNFNAFKSTAKNFSPSTTSVKECNRSNSSSPVDKLNQQPRLTKLTRMRTDKKSEFLKALKRDRVEEEHEDESHVGSEKDDDSFNLHNSNSTHQERDINRNFDENEIPQENGNASVISQQIIRSSTFPQTDVLSSSLEAEHRLLKEMGWQEDSENDETCAPLTEDEMREFQVISEQLQKNGLRKNGILKNGLICDFKFGPWKNSTFKPTIENDDTETSSSDTSDDDDV encoded by the exons TCGTCACTGAATTTTGAAAAGCATTCTGAAAACTTTTCATGGACAGAAAATCGTTATGATGTGAACCGCCGACGACACAACTCTTCAGATGGCTTTGATTCTGGTATTGGACGTCCTAATGGAG gtaactttggaaggaaagaaaaaaatggatggcGTACACATGGAAGAAATGGTACTGAAAACATAAATCATCGAGGGGGATACCATGGTGGAAGTTCCCGTTCTCGTAGCAGTATTTTCCATTCTGGAAAAAGCCAAGGACTTCATGAAAACAACATACCTGACAGTGAGACAGGGAGGAAAGACGACAAGAGAGAACGCAAGCAGTTTGAGGCTGAGGATTTT ccatCTCTAAATCCTGAATATGAGAGAGAACCAAATCAGAATAAATCTTTAGCTGCGGGTGTATGGG AATATCCCCCGAATCCTAAATCTAGAACTCAAAGGATGCTGGTCATTAAGAAAGGTAATACAAAAGACTTACAACTATCTGGATTCCCAGTAGTAGGAAATCTTCAGTCACAGCCAGTTAAGAATGGGACTGGTCCAAGTGTTTATAAAGGCTTAGTTCCTAAACCTGCTGCTCCACCTACAAAA CCTACACAATGGAAAAGccaaactaaagaaaataaagttgggaCTTCTTTCCCTCATGAGTCTACATACGGTGTtggcaactttaatgcttttaaatCAACTGCCAAGAATTTTAGTCCGTCAACAACTTCAGTGAAAGAG tgtaaTCGCTCAAATTCTTCTTCACCTGTTGACAAACTTAATCAGCAGCCTCGTCTAACCAAACTGACACGAATGCGCACAGATAAAAAGAGTGAGTTTTTGAAAGCATTGAAAAGGGACAGAGTGGAAGAGGAACATGAAGATGAAAGCCATGTGGGCTCAGAAAAG GATGACGACTCATTTAATTTGCATAACAGCAATAGTACTCACCAAGAAAGGGATATAAACCGAAACTTCGATGAAAATGAAATTCCACAAGAGAATGGCAATGCCTCAGTAATTTCCCAACAGATCATTCGGTCTTCAACCTTCCCGCAGACTGATGTTCTTTCTAGTTCACTTGAAGCGGAACACAG ATTGTTAAAGGAGATGGGTTGgcaagaagacagtgaaaatgaTGAAACATGTGCACCCTTaactgaggatgaaatgagagaaTTCCAAGTTATTAGTGAACAG TTACAGAAGAATGGTCTGAGGAAAAATGGCATTTTGAAAAATGGCCTGATCTGTGACTTCAAGTTTGGACCCTGGAAAAACAGCACTTTCAAACCCACTATTGAGAATGATGACACAGAGACAAGCAGCAGTGACACATCAGATGACGACGACGTGTGA